From a region of the Pseudanabaena sp. ABRG5-3 genome:
- a CDS encoding GNAT family N-acetyltransferase: MQIRLAVETDLPAIIEIYNAAIPTRLATADLEPISVESRRAWFRSHGDRYPVWVMTIGSHDIQSDQNEQIIGWLSLQMFYGRPAYHKTAEVSIYIAPNYQGKGIGKKLLDHAIANCPKLNISKLVGFIFAHNPASLQLFTSFGFEEWGFLPQIAELDGREQSLIILGKIIN; the protein is encoded by the coding sequence ATGCAAATTCGGTTGGCAGTAGAGACGGATTTACCAGCAATTATTGAGATTTATAATGCGGCGATTCCCACCCGTCTTGCGACTGCCGACCTTGAACCAATTTCCGTTGAGAGTCGCCGTGCTTGGTTTCGATCGCATGGCGATCGCTATCCCGTCTGGGTAATGACTATTGGTAGCCACGATATTCAAAGCGATCAAAATGAACAAATCATTGGCTGGCTAAGCTTGCAAATGTTTTATGGTCGTCCTGCCTATCACAAGACTGCCGAAGTCAGTATTTATATAGCGCCTAACTATCAAGGCAAAGGGATTGGCAAAAAATTGCTAGATCATGCGATCGCCAATTGCCCCAAGCTAAATATCTCTAAACTCGTAGGCTTTATCTTTGCCCATAATCCCGCTAGTTTGCAATTATTTACGAGCTTTGGCTTTGAGGAATGGGGCTTTTTACCCCAAATTGCCGAATTAGATGGTAGAGAGCAAAGTTTAATTATTCTCGGTAAGATCATCAACTAG
- a CDS encoding DUF7003 family protein, which produces MESPQQILEFLDRRFNAIEMPCLGNMNIDYVSSRLLAFRDDLRWLILFNSITWWPAGQGLTTIVECVGNCVQGRQGFDSDHTFITGKIQYDELLELYTVEVRDQPITINDLDIIAHRDLYVDREFDIAIALLENYREDLLASRDEYGKFIPEGLTEVLRLDEWQHPNWDCLPSQTESFPLIAEVLFTGNPNLYKKPQTPNTDWALWFPK; this is translated from the coding sequence ATGGAATCACCACAGCAAATTCTCGAATTTCTCGATCGCCGATTTAATGCGATTGAAATGCCTTGCTTAGGAAATATGAATATTGACTACGTTTCCTCAAGGTTGCTGGCTTTCCGTGACGATTTGCGTTGGTTGATTTTGTTTAACTCGATTACTTGGTGGCCTGCGGGACAAGGGTTAACGACAATCGTGGAATGCGTGGGTAATTGTGTTCAGGGTAGGCAGGGATTTGATAGCGATCACACTTTTATCACTGGCAAAATCCAATATGATGAATTGCTAGAGCTTTATACTGTAGAGGTTCGGGATCAACCTATTACCATTAATGACCTAGATATTATTGCTCATCGTGATCTGTATGTAGATCGCGAGTTTGATATTGCGATCGCCTTATTAGAAAACTACCGTGAAGATTTACTGGCTTCTAGGGATGAATATGGAAAATTTATTCCTGAAGGATTGACTGAAGTTTTACGTTTAGATGAGTGGCAGCACCCAAATTGGGACTGTCTGCCGAGTCAAACAGAAAGTTTTCCACTGATTGCAGAAGTTCTATTTACAGGCAATCCTAATTTGTATAAGAAACCACAAACCCCTAATACCGATTGGGCTTTATGGTTTCCTAAGTAG
- a CDS encoding Uma2 family endonuclease, with amino-acid sequence MVQAAQPQVKYLSFEDYYAYDDGTKNRYELVDGELVLMPPESIFNSDVSMHLLFELGKFIPFHLLKYKEIMIEVNGRRAKVRIPDLLILGEECRAALETTTRGTIIFDMPPPLVAIEVVSADSENESRDYRFKRSEYAARGIAEYWIVDPIRSKITVLSLVEGFYEEVIYTGDDLIKSEVVPEIKIKVSDILS; translated from the coding sequence ATGGTTCAAGCTGCTCAGCCACAAGTTAAGTATCTCTCCTTTGAGGATTACTATGCCTATGATGATGGCACTAAAAATCGTTATGAACTAGTGGATGGAGAATTAGTTTTAATGCCGCCAGAATCAATTTTTAACTCTGATGTATCGATGCACCTGTTATTTGAATTGGGTAAATTCATTCCATTTCATTTACTAAAATACAAAGAAATTATGATTGAGGTAAATGGACGGAGAGCTAAGGTGAGAATTCCTGATTTGTTGATTTTGGGAGAAGAATGTCGGGCGGCGCTAGAAACTACTACAAGAGGAACAATTATTTTCGATATGCCACCACCATTGGTAGCGATCGAGGTAGTATCGGCAGATAGTGAAAATGAGTCGCGAGACTATCGATTCAAGCGTTCTGAGTATGCAGCACGGGGAATTGCGGAATATTGGATTGTCGATCCGATACGGAGCAAAATCACAGTGTTGTCTTTGGTGGAAGGATTTTATGAAGAAGTGATCTATACAGGTGATGATTTGATTAAGAGTGAAGTAGTTCCAGAAATAAAAATTAAAGTCAGTGATATTCTTTCCTAA
- a CDS encoding phosphotransferase enzyme family protein: MDHHEQTKLMAIAQNFSPQQRIAGVSPFGSGNINDTFLVTVGLTEKGIETQSFILQRLNTNVFREPQLVMQNMRIYYEHVRDRLKDIPLDRRWIVPQILSTHQGKDYYQTENGEFWRSLSFIEDSQSFDVMENREQAREVGYALGTFHHLTSDLLPEKLADTLEGFHITPRYLLQYEEVLAKSNISRSPEVDNCLQIVSDRKGLAYILEDAKASGKLPLRTMHGDPKVNNILFDKQTNLAVSVVDLDTIKSGLVHYDLGDCLRSGCNPAGEEIENWESVEFNTELCEAILQGYLSTARSFLTEYDYDYIYDAIRVITFELGLRFFTDYLAGNVYFNVKYPEHNLLRSLVQFRLLESIEAQESEINQIIIKASK, from the coding sequence ATGGATCATCACGAACAGACAAAACTTATGGCGATCGCCCAAAATTTCTCGCCACAGCAAAGGATTGCGGGGGTAAGCCCCTTTGGTAGCGGTAATATTAATGATACTTTTCTAGTGACTGTAGGCTTGACTGAGAAAGGGATAGAAACTCAGTCTTTTATTTTGCAGCGCTTAAATACCAATGTATTTCGGGAGCCACAACTGGTGATGCAAAATATGCGGATTTACTACGAACATGTACGCGATCGCCTCAAAGATATACCACTAGATCGCCGATGGATTGTTCCACAAATATTATCCACACATCAAGGCAAAGACTACTATCAAACTGAGAATGGCGAATTCTGGCGATCGCTAAGTTTTATCGAGGATTCGCAATCTTTTGATGTGATGGAAAATCGGGAACAGGCGCGAGAAGTTGGCTATGCGTTAGGGACATTCCATCATTTGACTAGTGATTTATTGCCAGAGAAATTAGCCGATACTTTAGAAGGTTTTCATATCACACCTCGTTATCTTTTACAGTACGAAGAAGTACTTGCAAAGAGTAATATCTCTAGGTCTCCTGAAGTTGATAATTGTTTGCAAATTGTGAGCGATCGCAAGGGTTTAGCCTATATTTTAGAAGATGCCAAAGCTTCAGGAAAACTACCATTGCGAACAATGCACGGTGATCCGAAAGTAAATAATATTCTCTTTGATAAGCAGACTAATTTAGCAGTGAGTGTGGTCGATCTTGACACGATTAAATCAGGATTAGTACATTATGACCTTGGCGATTGTCTACGCTCTGGCTGTAATCCTGCGGGAGAGGAGATTGAGAACTGGGAAAGTGTAGAGTTCAATACGGAACTTTGTGAAGCAATTTTGCAGGGCTATCTCTCAACAGCACGATCATTTCTGACGGAATATGATTATGACTATATTTACGATGCTATTCGGGTAATTACCTTTGAGTTGGGCTTACGATTTTTTACAGATTATTTAGCAGGAAATGTCTATTTTAATGTCAAATATCCTGAACATAATCTACTGCGATCGCTAGTACAGTTTCGCTTATTGGAGAGCATTGAGGCTCAAGAGTCAGAGATAAATCAAATAATTATTAAAGCAAGCAAATAG